The genomic region tggctttattctgtgtttctaggccaaaaactgggttaaaacgcggcccgaaatcgcccccaacattttctgttaattatgcagatcgcgcagatcacgcatacgcgtcgttcatgcgttcgcgtcattcagcgattttccttgtcacgtgagcgcgtcgttcacgcgttcgcgtcattcgtgcagactcctatccacgcgtacgcgtcaggcacgcgttcgtgtcgctgcGATATTCTCTATTCTGCGCGTtcgtgtgagccatgcgcgcgcgtcagtgctcgctggtcatctccttagtttcttgtgttccttccatttttgtaagcttcctctccattctctaagccattcctgccttatgaagtctgaaacacttaacacatggattacagcatcgaatggtataaaggagaattaaaatatataaataaaagatctttgggaagcaagttttcaaccataaaacaatactaggaaggaaaatgtaaaatcatgcaattagtatgaataagtgggtgaagatttggtgaaaccactcaattaaacacaagataaactataaaatagtggtttatcagcccaCTATGGACCATTATATATCATTCGAAAGACCTGGATCTCAGCTTTCTAACGCCGCTAGAAGCATGTCATTTGGACTTCTCTATCCCAAGTTATGCTCttttgaaggtgaagaggtcagtttgGCGAAGTGCAGGGACTTGTTTTACGCTGAAATTGTAAAGCTAAACGAATAGCAATTTGTACCCCCAAATCCAGTGTCCActataaagtgttatatatggttggaaggCTCTGGAAGTTTACTTTCCAATGGCACTGAGATCACCTCATTTGAAACTTTGTAGCTTGAGTTATTCTTTTtggagtatgaagaggtcagggttgtaaatcctctttgcttctctttgagtttgtttccaactcttttgccaGCTTAGGAGTGTGCTTCCTATattagtgcttttattgcttctttttctatcatttcttACAAAATTCATTAACTCAAGCAATCAAAGTAATATTCAATTTAATCACCAAAACACTCCCATAATTAAGCATTATGAAttgatttttatatgaaaaagcatagaaaaatataacatgatGCACAGTCATCATTAGGCCTTCCagcaactttttttttaatgttttaaattttaagttattaatAGGGATACACTTTGTTGCAAGAattatgttttattattttttagttcACCATGTGGAGATGATGTTTCCagctttgagttttttttttctttttttttatggttatgaTCATCGATAGTTATTTTTTCTACTAGTTTAGTTTGGGTTGTCCATTAGTAGGTATTATCAAAAGTTACCTAATTGTTGGAAGAGTTTTTATTACTGTCGAATGGTCGATGTTTATCTTCTTTGGTGATATGTCCTCTTTATCGATTTTAGGGGAAAGAATCTGAAGACGCTATTCAAAAAAAGGATGATGCTACGGTAAGCAATAATAAGGTGTGAAACATATTTTATTCTTCTCACAAAATTAGTgacatattgaaaattgtttAGATTACTGTGGTTTGTGTTGAATGATACCTTTTTTGAATGGATTTTCAGTTCCCGGATCACACTGGAATTCCAATGGGGGAAATCCCATACGTAGGATTGAGATTTGATTCGTTGCAGCGGGCACAAGAGTTCTATTCTAATTATGCAAAGAAAGTTGGGTTTGTGACTAGGATTAGGAATACAAACTTTGACAAGACCAGAAAGGAATTAAAGGTACCTATTAACCAATCGATACACTACAGTCATGAAGGTTATCGGGAGTCTCGAGTGAATGCAGCAACGCGAGTAAAGAGAATAACAACAGCCGGGTGCAAAGCAAGGATGTACGTGATACTTGATAGGCAGAATGATAATTGGCTGGTGTCCAAATTAGAATTGAAGCACACTCACATGTGTTCTGCCGAGCAAGCAGTGCATTACAGTGAGTACATGGAACTGACCATGCATGCCAAGTGTGTGATTCAGAACAATGATGAGGCTGGCATATAACCTAACAAGACTTATCTCGCACTGGTGAACGAGGTTGGTGGGTCATCAAAGTTGGGTTACTCAGAAAAGGATGTTAGGAACTACATAACAAGGAATTTGCGCTGTACTGATGTAAACGCAGATGTGAAGGAAATGATTAGCTATTTCATGCGAATGAGAGATATAAACCCGAATTTCTTCTATGCAGTTGATGTGGACGAAACTAACAAGTTTAAGAGTCCGCTATGGGTAGATGCAAGATGCAGGACATTGTATGAATATTTTGGAGATGTGGTATCGTTTGATACAACGTACAGAAGAAACAAGTATGTTTGTGTTTCTGTATCCATTATAAGGGTTTACATTTTTCCTACAATATTGTGATTTAGTAATTTTTGGCTGTCTTTATTGCAGGCATGGACTTCCGTTTGCATCTTTCGTTGGTGTCAACCATCACGACAAGTCCACTCTACTCGGATGTGCTTTGTTGGGTAATGAGGAAATTCCTAGCTTTGAGTGGGTCTTTAAAAACTGGTTGAATTGCATGGGAAATCCCCCACAGGCCATCATCACGGACCAGTGCAAATCCATGTTTGGCGCTATTAAGAATGTCTTCCCAAATACTAGACACCGATGGTGCATATGGCACATAATAAAGAAGATACCACATAAGCTCGGAGGATATGCTAAATACAGAGAAATAAATGCTAAAATGCATGGCACTGTTTGGAATGCCCGTTCTGAAGAGTCTTTTGAGAAGGATTGGTGTGCATTCATTAATGAGTTTAACCTAGACAAAAATAAATGGCTATCAGGTTTGTGCTTTATAATGCTCTTATGTTCTTTTTGGATGGTAGGTATGTTATGCTGGTTCGGTTTTTACTTTACTCAATTTCAGCCCCCGTTGTCATTGGATGATTGGTAACCTATTTGGATACTTTTATGGAATATCTCTATTTAAAACGTCGATGTATAGTTGGTTCACTAAGTCTTTAGTTGTGTACTGTGATGTAGCTATTTATTCATGATATGATTCTTGCTTTGATATGTATGTTTTGGTTTTGTAGACCTTTACGACGATCGTCAAATGTGGGTTCCAATATATTTTTAAGGTGAATTTTGGACTGGTATGAGAAGTACCCAACGGAGTGAGAGTATGTACGCCTTTTTCGGTGGTTACCTGCATTGCAAAAGTGGACTGGTTCAGTTCGTGCATGAGTATGACAATGTGCTTGGGAACAAAGAGCAAAAAGAACTGGTGGATGATGCTGCAGACTCTAAAGGAGTTGTCCCATGTTCATCGAGCTCTACAATTGAAAGACAATTCCAGCATGAGTACACAACCTCTAAGTTTAGGGAAGTTCAACATGAATTCAGTAAAAGAGGGGATTGTTTAGTCCGTGGTGTCACTCAAGAGGATGATTTGTTTCTGGTGACCGTGAATGAGCAATACCTACTATATGGGGAGCCTAGGTCTTGGAAGTACAATGTCGAGTTTGACCCCAAGACACACAAGGTTCGGTGTGAATGCAACATGTTTGGATCAAGAGGTATTATTTGTTGCCACTGTCTTGCtgtgttttttttattatggAGTAGACACAGTACCATCATGCTAAGTTATCCCTCGATGGAGCAAGAATGTACAGTGAAAAACACACTTTCATCAAGAGCAGCCATGACGAGAAGCGATTGGACGAAAGCCACAACTTATTTAGACGACTGTGTTCACACTTCTACAATGTTGCCTAAGATTTTGTGACATACGAAGAAGAAGCGGCCATGTTACATTCGGGTTTTGATCAGTTAAGGTCAAAGTTGCTTGATTATCGTGCGAACTTGGTGTCCAGGCGTGTTCCAACTACACAAAATAGCACGGTCACACAATGCGACCATGCTCTTGTTGAATCTGACATCCAAGGTCCTTCAAAGGTTTCAACAAAGGGTCGGCCGAGAATGAAGAGGCTTGGATCTTAACTCGACACCTCAATTAAGAAATctatgtgaagaaagaagaagaatccaCCGCTGGTATGTGTTTCCTTTTTCCTTAGTTTCGAACCACTTGATAACATGACCAGACGGATAAAGTTGTAATTGTTATTCATTTTTTGTCTATGCATATTTGTTATTTTTAGGAAGTTGATCAAGCAGTGAATCAAGATATAGTGGGGGGTTCTGCTGGGAGAACGAATGATTCACAGGAACATGGCGGGTTCTTGTCGTTGTTAAACTCATTTCGGCCTACTTAGAAGAATTTTGATTATAGATTTGTATGGAGATATTCTTTTATTATTAGTAACTTTTTTACTCTTATCATTGCCAAATTATTCAGGTtgttaaataaataaacattGTTAAGTCGACGATATATCATTATTTATTGAGTTTATATCCATTGAATAATATTGTCAACCCCTAACAAGTTTGTTAAGTTTGAATTTTGCGTACCAATGAAGGTTATGTGTTATTGATGAACAAACACGAAAGACACATCTCGCGGAAGACACATCCATATGAATATAGCTAATAGAAAGTCATACTCGTAGAAGACACATCTCCCAGAAGACACGAAAGACACACTCGCAAAAGACACATCTAGTAGAAGACACATCCCTATGAAGACATCTCCTAGAAACTCACATCTAGAAGACACTTCCTGAAAAAAGACACATCCCTATGAAGACACCTCGTAAAAAGTCACTGCTAGAAGACACTTCTTGAAAAAGACACATCCATTTATAGCCACCTGCAATAAGTCACAGTAGAAAACACCCCCCAGAAAAGACACATACGAATTTAAACAGCATCCAAACCTAAACATTGGCAAAAGACACTTGTACTTGATGACACATCTATGGAAAGCCATCTCTAACGATACACGACTAAAATAGATACATAAAGCAAAAGTTACACCTCCATCAGAACACAGTTCCGTCTTCAGTCACCTGCATGCAAAATATGGCTAACAATGCATGACTAAGATAAGTAGAGACATCCAGAGACATGTAGAAACCTAAACAAGTGTATTCATTGGCAACAATTATACTTAAAAAATGCATAACTTGTCAAACCTGTGCACAAAATTATCTCAAACCAAGGTGCAAAAGACAATTTATATGAACAATACATGCATTATCGTTGAATTAACCAACAAAGTTTGTCAAGGTCTAAAGTGCAACTACCCATAAACAACCTAACAATCCAAAAGAAATAGTCACGTTGTGTAGGAAAAGTAATTTGTCTAGTCCCAACAAAATATAGCATAGGATGTGAGGATATTCCCTCCACATGTAAACAAGGACCTAATATGGAGCCTACATATTCCCATATTTTAGCTCCTTCTGGTGGAATTTTTCTTTGGCTTTTCTCCAGCCCGCCGAAGTATGCTCTTTGTATCAGGAGCTGTGAATGGAGTCCTAACATCCATACGTTTGTTCCTTGGTTGGTTGCGGTGCACAGGAGGTCGAGCACGGCTGTCAAGGGCATTCAAGGCAGCTCCAATGGATATATTCTTGTGAGATAGGATGATGTCCAATATTATTTCCAACCTGTATAAGTTGATGATGTCCTACATATAAAAATCAATATTAAAGAACTGCTTGTCGGTACAGACATTGACCTGTGTATGAAAAATATGGTAATAAGGTATATAGGTTAGGGAGCTCACATATTGCCAGTCATCTAGTTTCCTGCCTTCGTTCCAGTACTCCATGTATTTTATTGCATACACACCACAGTCAAATCTAAGCGAACAGAAAAAATGCAATTTTATTAGTGGAACAACTCAATGTAACTAAACAATTAATACATTGCGAGATTTTGGAGGGAAGAATCACCTATTTGCTTGTATTGGCACAGAGGCATAAGTGCAAAGCAGCCCTTTTTGTATGGGCCTATAAGTTGGGATAGCCACCTGTGCAATGTCTTCAATGATCCTCGCCTAAGATACAAACAACTAAACTTAAAAGGAATACAACAAGAACGGTTAAATAGAGCTTAATAGGGATGACTATTTAGGTACCACATATGAATCTAGCCTGCTCCGTGTTGTATCAGGTTTACTGTGCATGCTATCCAGTACGAACAGCCTTTTTCCGGAGACATCAAATGTATACACCCACCAGTGACAGGTGATACATACAGGGAAAAACCACTGCACAACCAACCATTGTAACTAGGTATATTACTTGCatttacaaagaaaaataaatatcttttgTGATGGTGCTATGATTATAGTAAGTTATTACACTGCAAACATACGTACCCAATTTCTATTTGAAGCGATTTCCTTGTCGAAATATCTAGTATCAGCACCAAAGTGTTGACCCAATCCGACATACATTGGATTCGGTCCATCATGATAGTTTTGCAGATTCTTTGGGACCAATACCATTTCCTGTACAAGTACAAATTATCAAAAATTCATAAACTGTACtgtaaataaattattaatatggATATT from Arachis ipaensis cultivar K30076 chromosome B02, Araip1.1, whole genome shotgun sequence harbors:
- the LOC107627030 gene encoding protein FAR1-RELATED SEQUENCE 6-like, with protein sequence MDHYISFERPGSQLSNAARSMSFGLLYPKLCSFEGEEGKESEDAIQKKDDATVSNNKFPDHTGIPMGEIPYVGLRFDSLQRAQEFYSNYAKKVGFVTRIRNTNFDKTRKELKVPINQSIHYSHEGYRESRVNAATRVKRITTAGCKARMYVILDRQNDNWLVSKLELKHTHMCSAEQAVHYSEYMELTMHAKCVIQNNDEADVKEMISYFMRMRDINPNFFYAVDVDETNKFKSPLWVDARCRTLYEYFGDVVSFDTTYRRNKHGLPFASFVGVNHHDKSTLLGCALLGNEEIPSFEWVFKNWLNCMGNPPQAIITDQCKSMFGAIKNVFPNTRHRWCIWHIIKKIPHKLGGYAKYREINAKMHGTVWNARSEESFEKDWYVMLTFTTIVKCGFQYIFKVNFGLFVHEYDNVLGNKEQKELVDDAADSKGVVPCSSSSTIERQFQHEYTTSKFREVQHEFSKRGDCLVRGVTQEDDLFLVTVNEQYLLYGEPRSWKYNVEFDPKTHKVRCECNMFGSRDFVTYEEEAAMLHSGFDQLRSKLLDYRANLVSRRVPTTQNSTVTQCDHALVESDIQGPSKEVDQAVNQDIVGGSAGRTNDSQEHGGFLSLLNSFRPT